The following are encoded together in the Ralstonia insidiosa genome:
- a CDS encoding rubredoxin codes for MSDTNTELKTWMCLICGWIYDEEQGAPDDGIAPGTKWEDVPINWTCPECGARKEDFEMVQI; via the coding sequence ATGAGCGATACCAATACCGAACTCAAGACGTGGATGTGCCTGATTTGCGGCTGGATCTACGACGAAGAACAAGGCGCGCCGGATGACGGCATCGCGCCCGGCACGAAGTGGGAAGACGTGCCCATCAACTGGACGTGCCCCGAGTGCGGCGCACGCAAGGAAGACTTCGAAATGGTGCAGATCTGA
- a CDS encoding response regulator, whose product MAWRPVVAVVAYGENMMQSARVEQLTESQPLATSPLANSSAPLTGCKVLVIDDSSTIRRTAQIFLTQAGCQVVLAEDGFDALAKVGDLKPDLVFCDILMPNVDGYQTCALIKKSPKFHATPVIMLSSRDGIFDRARGRSVGAVDHLAKPFSKEALLEAIQTHLPAASESRGATQ is encoded by the coding sequence ATGGCGTGGCGACCCGTGGTCGCCGTAGTTGCGTATGGCGAGAACATGATGCAATCCGCGCGGGTGGAACAACTGACCGAATCCCAACCGCTGGCGACTTCACCGCTGGCGAACTCCTCGGCACCCCTCACGGGCTGCAAAGTGCTGGTCATTGATGATTCCAGCACCATCCGCCGTACTGCGCAGATTTTCCTGACCCAGGCAGGCTGCCAGGTCGTGCTGGCCGAAGACGGTTTCGACGCCTTGGCTAAAGTTGGCGACCTGAAGCCCGATCTCGTGTTCTGCGACATCCTGATGCCGAACGTGGACGGCTATCAGACCTGCGCACTCATCAAGAAAAGCCCGAAGTTTCATGCCACGCCTGTGATCATGCTGTCTTCGCGCGACGGTATCTTTGACCGCGCGCGCGGCCGATCGGTCGGTGCGGTGGACCATCTCGCCAAGCCTTTCTCCAAGGAAGCGCTGCTGGAGGCGATCCAGACCCATCTGCCGGCGGCGAGCGAATCTCGTGGCGCCACGCAATGA
- a CDS encoding response regulator: protein MAIKKVLVVDDSPTEALHLSEILGKGGFKVTVAADSDQAMTKLEAEAFDLILMDVVMPGQNGYQATRAIKKDERFQDIPVIMCTTKGLETDRVWGMRQGASDYIVKPVKAEELLDKIGKLPQ from the coding sequence ATGGCAATCAAGAAAGTGTTGGTGGTTGATGATTCCCCGACCGAAGCGCTGCACCTGTCGGAGATCCTCGGCAAGGGTGGTTTCAAGGTAACGGTTGCGGCCGATAGCGACCAAGCCATGACCAAGCTCGAAGCCGAAGCCTTCGACCTGATCCTGATGGATGTGGTGATGCCCGGCCAGAATGGCTACCAGGCGACCCGTGCAATCAAGAAGGACGAACGTTTCCAGGATATCCCCGTGATCATGTGCACGACCAAGGGGCTGGAGACCGACCGCGTGTGGGGCATGCGCCAGGGCGCATCGGACTACATCGTCAAGCCGGTCAAGGCTGAAGAGCTGCTGGACAAGATCGGCAAGCTGCCGCAGTAA
- a CDS encoding chemotaxis protein CheW produces the protein MNEPRTNLTSRQRLHEYQAMLARRLQEARAKSSTEGFLGVQIGDQHWLLSLSDTGEVLDYQPPARVPLTQPWYLGLVNARGNLLGVIDFSLFCGEAPTAGSAGAKIVVLSKDPQRACAIIVPRVAGLRSLSDLQPVEAEQDESRLWQGRAWRDAQGTLWREMDVRRLLADPAFLQVGRSRA, from the coding sequence GTGAACGAACCGCGCACCAACCTGACCTCCCGCCAGCGCCTGCATGAATACCAGGCGATGCTGGCACGGCGCCTGCAAGAGGCGCGCGCCAAGTCATCGACGGAAGGCTTTCTGGGCGTGCAGATTGGCGACCAGCACTGGCTGCTGTCGCTGTCGGACACGGGCGAGGTGCTGGACTACCAGCCGCCCGCACGCGTGCCGCTCACGCAGCCGTGGTACCTGGGCCTCGTGAATGCGCGGGGCAACTTGCTGGGCGTGATCGATTTCAGCCTGTTTTGCGGCGAAGCGCCGACGGCAGGCAGTGCTGGCGCCAAGATTGTGGTGCTGTCGAAGGATCCGCAGCGTGCTTGCGCGATCATCGTGCCGCGCGTGGCGGGGCTGCGCAGCCTGAGTGATCTGCAGCCGGTCGAGGCCGAGCAGGACGAGAGCCGCCTGTGGCAAGGCCGCGCTTGGCGCGACGCGCAGGGCACGCTCTGGCGCGAAATGGATGTGCGCCGCCTGTTGGCCGATCCGGCTTTCCTGCAGGTGGGCCGCAGCCGCGCGTAA
- a CDS encoding methyl-accepting chemotaxis protein translates to MGFKWFNAGRRAGAPEVAGEGASANSAQLAQLDNAPHEDDAGTPTQLGRTPMDAVVGWMERVPFAAQQRVFTIGLVVGLLALLTSVYLDNRQANNGSVQIEIAGDTLMHSQRLAKAVPVALLGNVNAFAQLKESRARLQENLEALKNGNSDRGVRATTGSDSEVLLDKAIDEWKRSDKSAQAVLSQEKTLVAVGKTLNVFNASNPELLEEAEQISSMKLQTNAPAREVAASSQLVMLTQRLGKNMNEFLAGEGVNPETAFLLGKDTNTFRETLNGLLNGSEALRLSAATDPETKGYLQELSTRFDNVQKTTQIILENLPGLIAAKRAQQQIFNDNEKLRAELEDLQSAYSSSVRNRPFTLGAVVLSAILTLVCLAGLAALYLRDSRVRTMEAEARQREAEERRMVEKRNNDSTQAAILRLMNELQDIADGDLTKQATVSEDITGAIADSVNYTVEELRELVGRVQKTAEQVTQASSAVQTTSESLVTASEEQSRQIRQTGQSVVEMADRITQVSRGAAESANVARASLAAAEQGQQAVQNAITGMNDIRDQIQETSKRIKRLGESSQEIGEIVELISDITEQTNVLALNAAIQAASAGEAGRGFSVVAEEVQRLAERSAEAAKQIGALIRTIQTDTQDAVHAMERSTAGVVEGAKLSDNAGAALVEIGRVSRQLAELIESISQTTSHEATLASDVAQNIEQILHITEQTSTGTRQTAQSVRQLTQLAEELRDSVARFRIA, encoded by the coding sequence ATGGGGTTCAAGTGGTTCAACGCAGGTCGCCGAGCTGGGGCGCCGGAGGTTGCAGGAGAGGGCGCATCGGCCAACTCCGCGCAGTTGGCGCAGTTGGACAATGCGCCCCACGAGGATGACGCTGGCACGCCCACGCAGCTGGGCCGCACGCCCATGGATGCCGTGGTCGGCTGGATGGAGCGCGTGCCGTTTGCCGCGCAGCAGCGGGTGTTCACCATCGGCCTGGTGGTCGGCCTGCTGGCCCTGCTGACGTCGGTGTACCTGGATAACCGCCAAGCCAACAACGGCTCGGTGCAGATTGAAATTGCCGGTGACACGCTGATGCACTCGCAGCGTCTGGCCAAGGCGGTTCCGGTGGCATTGCTCGGTAACGTCAACGCCTTCGCGCAGCTCAAGGAGAGCCGCGCGCGCCTGCAGGAAAACCTCGAAGCCCTGAAGAACGGCAACTCTGATCGCGGCGTGCGTGCCACGACCGGCAGCGACTCTGAAGTCCTGCTCGACAAGGCAATCGACGAATGGAAGCGCAGCGACAAGAGCGCGCAGGCCGTGCTGTCGCAAGAGAAGACCCTGGTGGCGGTGGGGAAGACGCTGAACGTGTTCAACGCGTCCAACCCCGAATTGCTGGAAGAAGCCGAGCAGATCTCGTCGATGAAGCTGCAAACCAACGCGCCGGCCCGTGAAGTGGCCGCCTCGTCGCAGCTGGTGATGTTGACGCAGCGTCTGGGTAAGAACATGAACGAGTTCCTGGCCGGCGAAGGCGTGAACCCGGAAACGGCGTTCCTGCTCGGTAAGGACACCAACACCTTCCGCGAAACCCTGAACGGCCTGCTCAACGGCTCCGAAGCGCTGCGCCTGTCGGCCGCGACCGACCCTGAGACCAAGGGCTACCTGCAAGAGCTGTCGACCCGCTTCGACAACGTGCAGAAGACCACGCAGATCATTCTGGAAAACCTGCCGGGTCTGATCGCTGCCAAGCGCGCCCAGCAGCAGATCTTCAACGACAACGAAAAGCTGCGTGCCGAGCTGGAAGACCTGCAGTCGGCGTATTCGAGCAGCGTGCGTAACCGTCCGTTCACGCTGGGCGCGGTGGTGCTGTCGGCCATCCTGACCCTGGTCTGCCTGGCCGGCCTGGCCGCCCTGTACCTGCGCGATTCGCGTGTGCGTACGATGGAAGCAGAAGCCCGTCAGCGTGAAGCGGAAGAACGCCGGATGGTGGAAAAGCGCAACAACGATTCCACCCAGGCTGCAATTCTGCGTCTGATGAACGAACTGCAGGACATTGCAGACGGTGACTTGACCAAGCAGGCCACCGTGTCGGAAGACATTACCGGCGCCATTGCCGACTCGGTGAACTACACCGTGGAAGAACTGCGCGAGCTGGTCGGCCGGGTGCAGAAGACGGCCGAGCAGGTGACGCAGGCATCGTCGGCAGTGCAGACCACGTCGGAAAGCCTGGTGACCGCATCGGAAGAACAGTCCCGCCAGATTCGCCAGACCGGCCAGTCGGTGGTGGAGATGGCCGACCGCATTACGCAAGTCTCGCGCGGTGCGGCTGAATCGGCCAACGTGGCACGCGCCTCGCTGGCCGCTGCCGAGCAAGGTCAGCAGGCTGTGCAGAACGCCATCACGGGCATGAACGATATCCGTGACCAGATTCAAGAAACCTCGAAGCGGATCAAGCGCCTGGGCGAATCGTCACAGGAGATTGGTGAAATCGTGGAGCTGATCTCGGACATTACCGAGCAGACCAACGTGCTGGCACTGAACGCAGCCATCCAGGCAGCCTCCGCTGGTGAAGCCGGCCGCGGCTTCTCGGTGGTGGCAGAAGAAGTGCAGCGCCTGGCAGAACGCTCTGCCGAGGCAGCCAAGCAGATTGGTGCGCTGATCCGCACGATTCAGACCGATACGCAAGACGCGGTGCACGCGATGGAGCGCAGCACGGCGGGTGTGGTGGAAGGGGCGAAGCTGTCCGATAACGCCGGTGCCGCACTGGTGGAGATCGGCCGCGTGTCGCGCCAGCTTGCCGAACTGATTGAAAGCATTTCGCAGACGACATCGCACGAAGCGACGCTGGCTTCCGACGTGGCGCAGAACATCGAACAGATTCTGCACATCACGGAACAGACGTCGACCGGTACGCGCCAGACCGCGCAGTCGGTGCGCCAGCTCACGCAGCTTGCAGAAGAGCTGCGTGACTCGGTGGCTCGGTTCCGTATCGCGTAA
- a CDS encoding Hpt domain-containing protein — protein MRHQSSAQPEASERASLEAAGASAGGPKFGPKSVAPARDLSALAWVAPNMRAALDDAVREFGEYAAEVIANPEVIGARDTTSLRLAGQYLHQAAGALLIVGLRGIDVYCQAAKRLLEAVDTGTVQADAHTLDVFSRAVQALQEYVADLMAGMAEEPLRLFQPYQAVLARLGEERIHPADLWADELRHLPALLLPSRDLPGLARLRRKFELALLTALRAPSGAPASNADSAQADPAAAAAAYAPLEELLHGIRALEREPRRAGDDLQRDLWLVLALTFGALRAGLVPADMTAKRLAARVNLLLRQYSHNNIHLPQGLLTDALYLLAGMAYNNAPATPVGDDTLGPDIVACVQAFAIPPTHAPAGALHTRQYYALLPADATDTLQRVGRTLETLSQQPAPDAEETDAALQTLALHTDALGQPALLDLSQHLAQAHGQGVAPTLQFLSRMLARPWALHGESGDLRSAWFAARCNELAEHARATQAGDTVPAPAWLHLLAEETAYRRTRAEQVRALQTQLASAETHLDAFEREGEQSGGLQEASRLFGEMQGAFAAIGAHEAVHATEAAQSTIAALEAAGEGAGADRERYLGALAANASGLQGFLDALSAGTELTSTQIDEIVIAGTLTPTERETAWHEFAFDAESGMLARRETQTDAYAAEHAAAADVASPLQSLLDRLLAKHPVDPTDPLAAELRTALQEARDAATIDDDPARRRRLEEALAQFDAWQVGSAGSLERLQAALAAPVAAPAESAPAPAPAARDTQSIDAELLDIFLSEAEEVLAGVRTDLHALHAAAEAGTGGVAAGSDLDLLTQLRRAFHTLKGSGRMVGLTRYGEAAWAIEQVMNVWLAESRVPSHDLAALLTRAESELSTWAAAIAQSPQADHPIEPLVAAAERVRHGGPFVWLEAVPEPEPLAPAAVVEPELSELEAAEPANDASSLVWEDAPKALEPQTPSVELEAPHAEFEAANVESETPHVEPDTPQTEVETPAHAADGDAKVIPFPFAQTGDAEEAPHDDGMKVVGPVRVSVALYNVYLQEADDLIRRLGVDFSEWRHEGRTPPSELALRAAHTLQGSSAVVELEPVRQLADALEHVLLNLNSRPVAMHPGDFRLLDQAVERMRGMLHQFAASVWPDADEPLRRGLEELCERVLVRPRLPLEPAPQAFVEIAQAENETAGLADAPVLTQLQQAQDLVQLAPAYQAPVAEPAVGELVRQAPADALDPALLEIFLEEAHVALPELGQHLRAWEATPQDRAASGLLLRNLHTVKGSARMAGAMTLGQAAHEMESAIESGLRQNRVDDALFRKLYMWFDRIQAHVDALGSGKVLSLDAGLAEAAEALQTQDETQAVRGASMLPAVAATTNVDLTGTRSAEAEALEVAERQRAMVRVQARALDSLINDAGEVGAARARLESEVDALKTYLSELNDNVARLRSQVREIEIQAETQMESRIADAQAHAEAFDPLEFDRFTRLQELTRMMAESVNDVATVQQNLFRGFDQASLDLETQARLTRGLQRSLMRARMVQFDTVADRLYRVARQAASETGKEVRLFIKGGTVELDRSVLDRMGGPLEHMIRNAVAHGIESADERRAKGKSPAGELTLEVQQEGNEVVLHFVDDGAGLNLDRIRARALERQLLGPDEEASDARLTEMIFTPGFSTADQVSELAGRGVGMDVVRAETVALGGRISLQTTPEVGTRFTIHLPLTTAITQVLLVRVGERVYAIPSGMIDHVQQLRSQALAEAYNAAALQLPTGPVPFHYFGALLEEAQPVTGARKYSPAVVVRSGADRAAVHVDEVIGNREVVVKHIGPHLARLEGIAGATTLGDGEIVLIYNPVVLTQRFEREVAALGLPQADQETTGAVAELSRNGNTDAVPGLATQPIVMVVDDSLTVRKVTQRLLTRSGYQAVLARDGVDALRQLQEVTPDAMLVDIEMPHMDGFDLTRNVRADERIGATPIIMITSRTADKHRRYAAEIGVNVYLGKPYNEEELLQHLRNLIGARAPAGNAG, from the coding sequence ATGCGTCATCAATCTTCCGCCCAGCCCGAAGCATCCGAGCGCGCCTCGCTTGAGGCGGCCGGAGCCTCAGCCGGGGGTCCGAAATTCGGTCCGAAGTCTGTTGCGCCGGCGCGCGATCTCTCCGCGCTGGCCTGGGTTGCGCCCAACATGCGCGCCGCGCTGGACGATGCCGTGCGCGAGTTCGGCGAATATGCGGCCGAAGTTATCGCCAACCCGGAAGTCATCGGCGCGCGTGATACCACTTCGCTGCGCCTGGCCGGCCAGTACCTGCACCAGGCCGCTGGCGCGCTGCTGATCGTCGGCCTGCGCGGCATCGACGTGTATTGCCAGGCCGCCAAGCGCCTGCTCGAAGCGGTGGATACCGGCACTGTGCAGGCCGATGCGCACACGCTGGATGTGTTCTCGCGCGCGGTGCAGGCGCTGCAGGAATACGTGGCCGACCTGATGGCCGGCATGGCCGAAGAGCCGCTGCGCCTGTTCCAACCGTATCAAGCCGTGCTCGCCCGTCTGGGCGAAGAACGCATCCACCCGGCCGACCTGTGGGCTGACGAGTTGCGCCACCTGCCGGCATTGCTGCTGCCCTCGCGTGATCTGCCGGGGCTGGCACGCCTGCGCCGCAAGTTCGAACTCGCATTGCTGACGGCCTTACGGGCACCATCCGGCGCGCCGGCATCCAACGCAGACAGCGCCCAGGCCGATCCGGCTGCCGCTGCCGCCGCTTACGCGCCGCTGGAAGAACTGCTGCACGGCATTCGCGCGCTTGAACGCGAACCGCGCCGCGCCGGTGATGATCTGCAGCGCGATCTGTGGCTCGTGCTGGCGCTGACGTTCGGCGCGCTCCGTGCCGGGCTGGTGCCGGCCGACATGACCGCCAAGCGCCTGGCCGCGCGCGTCAACCTGCTACTGCGTCAGTACTCGCACAACAACATCCACCTGCCGCAAGGCCTGCTGACCGACGCGCTGTACCTGCTGGCCGGCATGGCCTACAACAACGCGCCCGCCACGCCGGTGGGTGATGACACGCTAGGCCCGGATATCGTTGCCTGCGTGCAAGCCTTTGCGATTCCGCCCACGCACGCGCCGGCCGGTGCGCTGCACACGCGCCAGTACTACGCGCTGCTGCCGGCGGATGCGACCGACACGCTGCAACGCGTGGGCCGCACGCTGGAAACACTGAGCCAGCAACCTGCGCCTGACGCCGAAGAAACCGATGCCGCGCTGCAGACGCTCGCGCTGCATACCGACGCACTGGGCCAGCCCGCACTGCTGGATCTATCGCAGCATCTGGCGCAAGCGCATGGCCAGGGTGTCGCGCCCACGCTGCAATTCCTCTCGCGCATGCTGGCCCGCCCGTGGGCGCTGCATGGCGAATCCGGCGATTTGCGCAGCGCGTGGTTTGCCGCCCGCTGCAATGAGTTGGCCGAACACGCTCGCGCCACGCAGGCAGGTGACACGGTGCCCGCACCGGCATGGCTGCACCTGCTGGCTGAAGAAACCGCATATCGCCGCACGCGCGCAGAGCAGGTGCGCGCGCTGCAGACGCAACTGGCCTCGGCCGAAACGCACCTTGACGCCTTCGAGCGAGAGGGCGAGCAAAGCGGTGGCCTGCAGGAAGCCAGCCGCCTGTTCGGCGAGATGCAGGGAGCCTTTGCTGCCATTGGTGCCCACGAGGCCGTGCACGCCACCGAAGCCGCCCAATCGACCATCGCCGCGCTGGAAGCGGCAGGCGAGGGCGCAGGCGCCGATCGCGAACGCTATCTGGGTGCACTGGCTGCCAACGCCAGCGGCCTGCAGGGCTTTCTCGATGCGCTGTCGGCCGGTACCGAGTTGACCAGCACGCAGATCGACGAGATCGTCATCGCAGGCACGCTCACGCCAACCGAGCGCGAAACGGCCTGGCACGAATTTGCCTTTGATGCGGAATCCGGCATGCTGGCCCGCCGCGAGACGCAGACCGATGCATACGCCGCTGAGCACGCGGCTGCGGCCGACGTTGCGTCGCCGCTGCAATCGCTGCTCGACCGCCTGCTCGCCAAACACCCGGTCGACCCGACCGACCCGCTGGCTGCCGAGTTGCGCACCGCGCTGCAGGAAGCACGCGACGCCGCCACTATTGACGATGATCCGGCACGCCGCCGCCGTCTGGAGGAGGCGCTCGCGCAATTCGATGCATGGCAGGTTGGCAGCGCCGGATCCCTGGAGCGCTTGCAGGCTGCGCTGGCGGCGCCGGTTGCTGCGCCGGCTGAGTCCGCCCCTGCGCCTGCCCCTGCCGCGCGCGATACGCAATCCATCGATGCCGAACTGCTCGACATCTTCCTGTCTGAAGCCGAAGAAGTGCTGGCCGGTGTGCGCACCGATCTGCACGCGCTGCATGCCGCGGCCGAGGCCGGCACCGGTGGCGTGGCCGCTGGCTCCGACCTCGACCTGCTGACGCAACTGCGACGCGCATTCCACACGCTCAAGGGCTCGGGCCGCATGGTTGGCCTCACCCGCTACGGCGAGGCCGCCTGGGCCATCGAGCAGGTGATGAACGTGTGGCTGGCCGAGAGCCGCGTGCCCTCGCACGATCTGGCTGCGCTGCTCACCCGCGCGGAATCCGAACTGTCGACGTGGGCGGCCGCCATTGCGCAATCGCCGCAGGCCGATCACCCGATCGAACCGCTGGTCGCCGCTGCCGAGCGTGTGCGTCATGGTGGCCCGTTCGTCTGGCTGGAGGCGGTGCCGGAACCGGAACCGCTTGCACCGGCCGCTGTGGTTGAGCCGGAGCTCTCCGAGCTGGAAGCGGCCGAGCCAGCCAATGACGCATCCTCGCTGGTCTGGGAAGACGCGCCGAAGGCGCTTGAGCCTCAAACGCCGAGCGTTGAGCTTGAAGCTCCGCATGCCGAGTTCGAAGCCGCGAACGTTGAGTCCGAAACGCCGCACGTCGAGCCCGACACGCCGCAAACCGAGGTCGAAACCCCGGCGCACGCTGCCGATGGTGACGCCAAGGTGATCCCCTTCCCGTTTGCACAGACGGGTGATGCGGAAGAGGCGCCGCACGACGATGGCATGAAGGTTGTCGGCCCGGTGCGCGTGAGCGTGGCGCTGTACAACGTCTACCTGCAGGAAGCTGACGATCTGATCCGCCGCCTGGGCGTGGATTTCTCGGAATGGCGTCACGAAGGCCGCACGCCGCCGAGCGAGTTGGCACTGCGCGCCGCACACACGCTGCAAGGTAGCTCTGCCGTGGTCGAACTGGAGCCCGTGCGCCAGTTGGCTGATGCGCTGGAGCATGTGCTGCTGAACCTGAACAGCCGTCCGGTGGCGATGCACCCGGGCGACTTCCGTCTGCTCGACCAGGCGGTCGAACGCATGCGCGGCATGCTGCATCAGTTTGCCGCCAGTGTCTGGCCGGACGCCGACGAGCCGCTGCGTCGCGGTCTGGAGGAGCTGTGCGAGCGGGTGCTGGTGCGTCCGCGTCTGCCGCTGGAGCCGGCTCCGCAAGCCTTTGTCGAAATCGCACAGGCTGAGAACGAAACCGCTGGCTTGGCGGATGCCCCGGTCCTGACGCAACTCCAGCAGGCTCAGGATTTGGTGCAACTCGCGCCAGCCTATCAGGCGCCTGTGGCCGAGCCGGCTGTTGGTGAACTGGTTCGCCAGGCGCCGGCTGACGCGCTGGATCCGGCGCTGCTGGAAATCTTCCTGGAAGAGGCGCACGTCGCGCTGCCCGAACTCGGCCAGCACCTGCGCGCGTGGGAAGCCACGCCGCAAGACCGCGCCGCCTCCGGCCTGCTGCTGCGTAACCTGCACACGGTCAAGGGCAGCGCGCGCATGGCCGGTGCCATGACGCTGGGCCAGGCTGCGCACGAAATGGAAAGCGCCATCGAGAGCGGCCTGCGCCAGAACCGCGTGGACGACGCGCTGTTCCGCAAGCTCTACATGTGGTTCGACCGCATCCAGGCGCACGTCGATGCGCTGGGCTCGGGCAAGGTGCTGTCGCTGGATGCAGGCTTGGCCGAAGCAGCAGAGGCATTGCAGACGCAGGATGAAACTCAGGCAGTCCGCGGCGCGTCGATGCTGCCGGCCGTGGCCGCCACCACCAACGTTGACCTGACCGGCACGCGCAGCGCAGAGGCCGAGGCCCTGGAAGTGGCCGAACGCCAGCGCGCGATGGTGCGTGTGCAGGCGCGTGCGCTCGACTCGCTCATCAATGACGCCGGTGAGGTGGGTGCCGCGCGTGCGCGTCTGGAATCGGAAGTCGATGCGCTAAAGACCTACCTGTCGGAACTGAACGACAACGTGGCGCGTCTGCGCTCGCAGGTGCGCGAGATCGAAATCCAGGCCGAAACGCAGATGGAGTCGCGCATTGCCGATGCGCAAGCGCACGCCGAAGCGTTCGACCCGCTGGAGTTCGACCGCTTTACGCGCCTGCAGGAACTCACGCGGATGATGGCCGAGTCCGTCAACGACGTGGCAACCGTGCAGCAGAACTTGTTCCGCGGTTTCGATCAGGCTTCACTCGATCTGGAAACGCAGGCGCGCCTTACGCGTGGCCTGCAGCGCAGCCTGATGCGCGCGCGCATGGTGCAGTTCGATACCGTGGCTGATCGTCTGTATCGCGTGGCGCGCCAGGCCGCATCGGAAACCGGTAAGGAAGTTCGCCTGTTCATCAAGGGCGGTACGGTAGAACTGGACCGCAGCGTGCTGGACCGCATGGGCGGCCCGCTGGAGCACATGATCCGTAACGCTGTCGCGCACGGCATTGAATCTGCCGACGAACGCCGCGCTAAGGGCAAATCGCCTGCGGGTGAACTGACGCTGGAAGTGCAGCAGGAAGGCAACGAAGTCGTGCTGCACTTCGTGGACGACGGCGCCGGCCTGAATCTCGACCGCATCCGCGCCCGTGCACTGGAGCGTCAGCTTCTGGGGCCGGATGAAGAGGCCAGCGATGCGCGCCTCACCGAGATGATCTTCACGCCGGGCTTCTCCACCGCCGATCAGGTGTCGGAGTTGGCCGGCCGTGGCGTGGGCATGGACGTGGTGCGTGCCGAGACCGTGGCCCTGGGCGGCCGCATCTCGCTGCAGACCACGCCGGAAGTCGGCACGCGCTTCACCATCCACCTGCCGCTGACCACCGCCATTACGCAGGTGCTGCTGGTGCGTGTGGGCGAGCGTGTGTATGCGATCCCGTCGGGCATGATCGACCACGTGCAGCAGCTGCGTTCGCAGGCGCTGGCCGAGGCCTACAACGCTGCGGCGCTGCAACTGCCGACCGGCCCGGTGCCGTTCCATTACTTCGGCGCGTTGCTTGAAGAAGCGCAACCCGTGACGGGCGCGCGCAAGTACTCGCCCGCCGTGGTGGTGCGCAGCGGTGCGGACCGCGCAGCCGTGCACGTTGATGAAGTGATCGGCAACCGCGAAGTGGTGGTCAAGCACATCGGCCCGCACCTCGCACGTCTGGAAGGTATTGCCGGTGCGACCACGCTGGGTGACGGTGAGATCGTGCTGATCTACAACCCGGTGGTGCTTACGCAGCGCTTTGAGCGCGAAGTGGCCGCGCTGGGTTTGCCGCAGGCCGATCAGGAAACCACGGGCGCCGTGGCAGAGCTCTCGCGCAACGGCAACACCGACGCGGTGCCGGGCTTGGCTACCCAGCCGATCGTCATGGTGGTCGACGATTCGCTCACGGTGCGCAAGGTCACTCAGCGTCTGCTGACGCGTTCGGGTTACCAGGCCGTGCTCGCGCGCGACGGTGTGGACGCACTGCGTCAACTGCAGGAAGTCACGCCGGACGCGATGCTCGTCGACATCGAGATGCCGCACATGGACGGCTTCGACCTCACACGCAACGTGCGTGCGGACGAACGCATCGGCGCCACGCCGATCATCATGATCACCTCGCGCACGGCGGACAAACACCGCCGCTATGCTGCGGAGATCGGTGTGAACGTCTACCTGGGCAAGCCGTACAACGAAGAGGAGCTGCTGCAGCACCTGCGCAACCTGATCGGCGCGCGCGCGCCAGCGGGCAACGCAGGCTGA